In the genome of Streptomyces racemochromogenes, one region contains:
- a CDS encoding universal stress protein — protein sequence MRRVVVGVTGTPGNLAALHRAAAEARVRGAELLAVLAWQPPGGELGSRHSLGTSVLAQCRAAAVERLREALDTAFGAVKPGVTLGGLTVRGTPGAALVDAARDTEDLLVVGTGSRTWVRRLVRPSVARYCLAHAACPVLAVPPSPLQAELESVHRRNIWRVPLDLRELTP from the coding sequence GTGCGAAGAGTCGTAGTCGGCGTGACCGGAACCCCAGGGAATCTGGCCGCGCTGCACCGGGCCGCTGCGGAAGCCCGCGTGCGTGGTGCGGAGCTGTTGGCCGTCCTGGCCTGGCAGCCGCCCGGCGGAGAACTCGGAAGCCGCCACAGCCTCGGAACCTCCGTCCTTGCGCAATGCCGCGCCGCGGCTGTCGAGAGACTCCGCGAGGCCCTCGACACGGCCTTCGGCGCCGTAAAACCCGGTGTCACCCTCGGCGGCCTCACGGTACGGGGGACTCCGGGAGCGGCCCTCGTTGACGCGGCACGTGACACGGAGGACCTCCTCGTGGTCGGCACGGGATCCCGCACATGGGTGCGCCGCCTCGTCCGCCCCTCGGTGGCCCGGTACTGCCTCGCCCACGCCGCCTGCCCCGTCCTGGCGGTTCCTCCCTCTCCGCTCCAAGCCGAGCTGGAATCCGTACACCGCCGCAACATCTGGAGAGTTCCGCTCGACCTGCGGGAGCTGACCCCATAA
- a CDS encoding amino acid transporter produces the protein MATPARTSRLRAWMLEGLTADTSSPAAKETAAQPHGRPWWRVMCLTGLDYFSTLGYQPGIAFLAAGLLSPLATIVLVLLTLFGALPVYRRVAEESPHGEGSIAMLEKLLSFWKGKLFVLTLLGFAATDFLITITLSAADATAHMVENPHLTSTLHGHEVLITLILIALLGGVFLKGFSEAIGVAVVLVATYLGLNVVVVAVGLWNVFTAPQVITDWTAALTAEHGNVFMMIAIALVVFPKLALGLSGFETGVAVMPHVKGDPDDTEAKPAGRIRGAKKLLTTAAVIMSIFLICSSLITTLLIPAAQFEPGGEANGRALAYLAHEYLGSAFGTVYDVSTILILWFAGASAMAGLLNLMPRYLPRYGMAPHWARALRPMVIVFTLVAFLVTWLFNADVDAQGGAYATGVLVLITSAAVAVTIAARRAGERGWTIGFGIISAVFIYTTAVNVVERPDGVKIGACFIGGIMALSLLSRLARVFELRVTDIEFDDMAQRFIRDTANRTIRFIANEPDSRDIEEYRQKKAQIRADNDIPAEDDVMFVEVTVLDASEFESGMRVRGEVLHDRYRVLTLESSSIPNALAALLLHVRDETGQRPHIYFEWTEGNPMANFFRFFLFGQGEVAPVTREVIREAEPDRSRRPHVHAG, from the coding sequence ATGGCCACCCCTGCCCGCACCTCGCGCCTGCGCGCGTGGATGCTGGAAGGCCTGACCGCCGATACGAGTTCGCCCGCCGCCAAGGAGACGGCGGCCCAGCCGCACGGCCGCCCGTGGTGGCGGGTGATGTGCCTGACGGGTCTGGACTACTTCTCCACCCTCGGCTACCAGCCCGGCATTGCCTTCCTCGCGGCAGGCCTGCTGTCGCCGCTGGCGACCATCGTGCTCGTGCTGCTGACCCTCTTCGGCGCGCTGCCCGTCTACCGGCGCGTGGCGGAGGAGAGCCCGCACGGCGAGGGCTCCATCGCCATGCTGGAGAAGCTGCTGTCGTTCTGGAAGGGCAAACTGTTCGTCCTGACCCTGCTCGGGTTCGCGGCGACCGACTTCCTCATCACCATCACCCTCTCCGCCGCCGACGCGACCGCGCACATGGTGGAGAACCCGCACCTCACCAGCACCCTGCACGGCCACGAGGTACTGATCACCCTGATCCTGATCGCGCTGCTCGGCGGAGTCTTCCTCAAGGGCTTCAGCGAGGCCATCGGCGTCGCCGTGGTCCTGGTGGCCACCTATCTCGGCCTGAACGTCGTCGTCGTGGCGGTCGGGCTGTGGAACGTGTTCACCGCACCGCAGGTCATCACCGACTGGACGGCAGCGCTGACCGCCGAGCACGGCAACGTCTTCATGATGATCGCCATCGCGCTCGTCGTGTTCCCCAAGCTCGCGCTGGGCCTGTCCGGCTTCGAGACCGGTGTGGCGGTCATGCCGCACGTGAAGGGCGACCCCGACGACACCGAGGCCAAGCCCGCCGGCCGGATCCGAGGCGCGAAGAAGCTGCTGACCACGGCGGCCGTGATCATGAGCATCTTCCTGATCTGCTCCAGCCTCATCACCACCCTGCTCATCCCGGCTGCCCAGTTCGAGCCCGGAGGGGAGGCCAACGGACGCGCGCTCGCGTACCTGGCACACGAGTACCTGGGCTCCGCCTTCGGCACCGTCTACGACGTCTCCACGATCCTGATCCTGTGGTTCGCCGGCGCCTCCGCCATGGCCGGCCTGCTCAACCTGATGCCGCGCTACCTGCCCCGCTACGGCATGGCCCCGCACTGGGCCCGAGCCCTGCGCCCGATGGTCATCGTGTTCACCCTCGTCGCGTTCCTCGTGACCTGGCTCTTCAACGCCGACGTGGACGCCCAGGGCGGCGCATACGCCACCGGTGTCCTCGTCCTGATCACCTCGGCGGCCGTGGCCGTGACCATCGCGGCCCGCCGGGCCGGGGAGCGCGGCTGGACCATCGGCTTCGGGATCATCTCGGCCGTCTTCATCTACACCACGGCCGTCAATGTCGTGGAGCGCCCGGACGGCGTCAAGATCGGCGCCTGCTTCATCGGAGGCATCATGGCGCTCTCCCTCCTCTCGCGCCTGGCCCGCGTCTTCGAGCTGCGCGTCACGGACATCGAGTTCGACGACATGGCGCAGCGGTTCATCCGCGACACCGCCAACCGGACGATCCGCTTCATCGCCAACGAGCCGGACAGCCGGGACATCGAGGAGTACCGGCAGAAGAAGGCGCAGATCCGCGCGGACAACGACATCCCGGCCGAGGACGACGTCATGTTCGTCGAGGTCACCGTCCTGGACGCCTCCGAATTCGAGTCCGGCATGCGCGTACGCGGCGAAGTCCTGCACGACCGCTATCGGGTCCTGACCCTGGAGAGCTCCAGCATCCCCAACGCCCTCGCCGCCCTCCTGCTCCACGTCCGCGACGAGACCGGCCAGCGGCCCCACATCTACTTCGAGTGGACCGAGGGCAACCCGATGGCCAACTTCTTCCGGTTCTTCCTCTTCGGCCAGGGCGAGGTAGCCCCCGTCACCCGCGAGGTCATCCGCGAAGCAGAACCGGACCGCTCCCGTCGCCCCCACGTCCACGCCGGCTGA
- a CDS encoding DUF1048 domain-containing protein yields MSEGEKTGFISKMIGPKKRWRAYKARVKELPENYRTAVEAIERYLMYFVPIDADSNALTFEDLADLFEQAAVNGTPIREIVGEDPVEFAEAFAQNYTEGGYVPARARKQLADDIERAAGAETGTQDKTV; encoded by the coding sequence ATGTCCGAGGGCGAAAAGACCGGCTTCATCTCGAAGATGATCGGGCCCAAGAAGCGCTGGCGGGCGTACAAGGCCCGCGTCAAGGAGCTTCCCGAGAACTACCGCACGGCGGTCGAGGCGATCGAGCGGTACCTGATGTACTTCGTGCCCATCGACGCAGACAGCAACGCCTTGACGTTCGAGGACCTTGCCGACCTGTTCGAGCAGGCAGCGGTGAACGGAACTCCGATCCGCGAGATCGTCGGGGAGGACCCGGTCGAGTTCGCCGAGGCGTTCGCCCAGAACTACACCGAGGGTGGCTACGTCCCCGCCCGCGCACGGAAGCAGCTGGCCGACGACATCGAGCGCGCCGCGGGTGCTGAGACCGGAACGCAAGACAAGACGGTCTGA
- a CDS encoding SAV_915 family protein translates to MCLFQYDDDPEPEERIPAGPLYVPVRPGEAEVVVRLFRTPLGARTGVGFTSPNRLAATLGAEQPWIRLSESALRSMADPLGVSLLTVDPTFTAPAVAAVPPVATSLPQASPIAARFA, encoded by the coding sequence ATGTGTTTGTTCCAGTACGACGACGATCCCGAGCCTGAAGAACGGATCCCGGCCGGGCCCCTGTACGTGCCGGTCCGGCCGGGAGAAGCGGAGGTCGTGGTTCGTCTGTTCCGGACCCCGCTGGGAGCGCGCACCGGCGTCGGCTTCACCAGCCCAAACCGTCTTGCCGCCACGCTCGGCGCCGAGCAGCCGTGGATCCGGCTCTCCGAGTCCGCGCTGCGCTCGATGGCCGATCCGCTCGGTGTATCTCTGCTGACCGTGGACCCGACGTTCACCGCTCCGGCGGTCGCCGCGGTGCCTCCGGTCGCGACGTCGCTGCCCCAGGCATCTCCGATCGCAGCCCGGTTCGCCTGA
- a CDS encoding PadR family transcriptional regulator, whose translation MAKLLTEMLKGTLEGIILASLSGRPAYGYEITARLREQGFSDIAEGTVYALLIRMEKRGLVDVEKVPSEKGPPRKVHSLNSQGREYLEEFWRTWSFLAERLDQLRERGGE comes from the coding sequence ATGGCCAAGCTGCTGACGGAGATGCTCAAGGGCACGCTGGAGGGCATCATCCTCGCGTCCCTGTCCGGCCGGCCCGCCTACGGCTACGAGATCACGGCACGACTGCGGGAGCAGGGTTTCTCGGACATCGCCGAAGGAACCGTCTACGCGCTGCTCATCAGGATGGAGAAGCGCGGTCTCGTCGACGTGGAGAAGGTGCCCTCTGAGAAGGGGCCGCCGCGCAAGGTGCATTCCCTCAACTCTCAGGGTCGGGAGTACCTCGAAGAGTTCTGGAGGACGTGGAGCTTCCTCGCGGAACGACTGGACCAGCTCCGCGAACGGGGAGGCGAGTGA
- the kdpA gene encoding potassium-transporting ATPase subunit KdpA codes for MSPVLAGVLQLLALIAALALAYRPLGDYMARVYSSERHYRPEKWIYKAIGANPSAEMRWPAYLRGVLAFSAVSVLFLYGLQRAQGVLPGSLGFASIDPDQAFNTAASFVANTNWQSYAGEQAMGHVVQTGGLAVQNFVSAAVGMAVAVALVRGFARSRTGELGNFWADLVRGTVRILLPIAVIGAIVLVACGAIQNFTGIHEVGQFMGGSQQWNGGAVASQEVIKELGTNGGGYFNANSAHPFENPTPFSNLFEVFLILVIPFALTRTFGRMVGSLRQGYAILATMATIWLGFTALMMWTEFAHHGPAFEVAGGALEGKETRFGIAGSAIFSVATTLTSTGAVNSFHSSYTGLGGGIQLLGMQLGEIAPGGVGSGLYGMLVMAIIAVFIAGLMVGRTPEYLGKKIGTREIKLAACYILITPALVLCFTAAAMALPTPPHSMLNSGAHGFSEVLYAYTSGANNNGSAFGGLNADTQWYNTTIGLAMLLGRFLPMVFVLALAGSLAEQKPVPETAGTLRTDKPLYTGLLVGTILIVTGLTYFPALALGPLAEGLAS; via the coding sequence ATGAGTCCCGTTCTCGCTGGTGTGCTCCAGCTCCTCGCACTGATCGCCGCGCTCGCACTGGCCTACCGCCCGCTGGGCGACTACATGGCCCGCGTCTACTCCTCCGAACGGCACTACCGCCCGGAGAAGTGGATCTACAAGGCGATCGGTGCCAACCCGTCCGCCGAAATGCGCTGGCCCGCCTACCTGCGCGGCGTCCTCGCCTTCTCCGCGGTCAGCGTCCTGTTCCTCTACGGCCTCCAGCGCGCCCAGGGCGTCCTGCCCGGCTCGCTCGGCTTCGCCTCCATCGACCCCGACCAGGCGTTCAACACGGCCGCCTCCTTCGTGGCCAACACCAACTGGCAGTCGTACGCGGGCGAGCAGGCCATGGGCCACGTCGTGCAGACCGGCGGCCTGGCGGTGCAGAACTTCGTCTCCGCCGCGGTCGGCATGGCCGTCGCGGTCGCGCTCGTACGGGGCTTCGCGCGCTCCCGTACCGGTGAGCTGGGCAACTTCTGGGCGGACCTGGTCCGCGGCACCGTCCGGATCCTCCTTCCGATCGCCGTGATCGGCGCGATCGTTCTGGTCGCCTGCGGCGCCATCCAGAACTTCACCGGCATTCACGAGGTCGGTCAGTTCATGGGCGGCTCGCAGCAGTGGAACGGGGGCGCCGTGGCCTCCCAGGAGGTCATCAAGGAGCTCGGCACGAACGGCGGTGGCTACTTCAACGCCAACTCCGCCCACCCCTTCGAGAACCCGACCCCCTTCTCCAACCTTTTCGAGGTCTTCCTGATCCTCGTCATCCCGTTCGCGCTGACCCGCACCTTCGGCCGCATGGTCGGAAGCCTGCGCCAGGGTTACGCGATCCTCGCGACGATGGCGACCATCTGGCTCGGGTTCACCGCCCTGATGATGTGGACCGAGTTCGCGCACCACGGTCCGGCCTTCGAGGTCGCGGGCGGGGCGTTGGAGGGCAAGGAGACCCGCTTCGGCATCGCCGGTTCGGCGATCTTCTCGGTCGCCACCACGCTGACCTCGACCGGTGCGGTCAACTCCTTCCACTCCTCCTACACCGGGCTGGGTGGCGGGATCCAGCTGCTGGGCATGCAGCTCGGCGAGATCGCGCCGGGCGGTGTCGGCTCCGGCCTCTACGGCATGCTTGTCATGGCGATCATCGCGGTGTTCATCGCCGGCCTGATGGTCGGCCGCACCCCCGAGTACCTGGGCAAGAAGATCGGCACCCGCGAGATCAAGCTCGCGGCCTGCTACATCCTGATCACCCCGGCGCTCGTGCTCTGCTTCACCGCCGCCGCCATGGCGCTGCCGACCCCGCCGCACTCGATGCTCAACTCCGGCGCGCACGGCTTCTCCGAGGTCCTGTACGCGTACACCTCGGGCGCCAACAACAACGGCTCGGCCTTCGGCGGCCTGAACGCCGACACCCAGTGGTACAACACCACGATCGGCCTGGCCATGCTCCTGGGCCGCTTCCTCCCCATGGTGTTCGTCCTCGCACTGGCCGGCTCGCTGGCCGAGCAGAAGCCCGTCCCCGAGACCGCGGGCACCCTTCGCACCGACAAGCCGCTCTACACGGGCCTGCTCGTCGGCACGATCCTCATCGTCACCGGACTGACCTACTTCCCCGCGCTCGCGCTGGGTCCGCTCGCCGAAGGGCTCGCATCATGA
- a CDS encoding serine hydrolase domain-containing protein — METGNSGLSEAGRRRLREVLEAHVESRKIPGLVALVGRGGETHVEAIGTMRHDGGAPMCRDTIFRMASTTKPVAVAATMVLLDECRLRLDEPIDRWLPELADRRVLKGPDSPLDDTVPARRPITIRDLLSSTCGLGLDMTAMGSPMMTAYFERKVYGENGWMLPAVEPDEWMRRLGTLPLMYQPGERWLYNVSDDVLGVLVARVSGQSFEAFLRERIFDPLGMEDTGFHVPADKIDRLPPLYAPDPQTGEFIVEDPAEEGHHSKPPAFQSGGGGLDSTVDDYHAYFRMLLDHGMHGTQRILSRPAVELMTTNRLTPDQTAALQTWARSVAHLSHGQGQTGGWGFGMTVRTYRGDYAPIGQFGWDGGAGTTTYADPHNQLVGILLTQTGMSTPDSARAMQDFWTTLYQAIDD; from the coding sequence ATGGAAACCGGCAACAGCGGATTGTCCGAAGCAGGTCGGCGCCGACTGCGCGAGGTGCTGGAAGCGCATGTCGAGTCCAGGAAGATCCCCGGGCTCGTCGCCTTGGTCGGCCGGGGTGGGGAGACCCATGTCGAGGCGATCGGGACGATGCGTCATGACGGCGGCGCGCCGATGTGCCGGGACACGATCTTCCGGATGGCCTCGACGACCAAACCGGTCGCGGTGGCCGCGACCATGGTCCTGCTGGACGAGTGCCGGCTGCGACTTGACGAACCGATAGACCGATGGCTGCCGGAACTGGCCGACAGGCGGGTGCTCAAGGGGCCCGACAGTCCGCTGGACGACACCGTGCCGGCCCGGCGTCCGATCACCATACGAGACCTGCTCTCCTCCACCTGTGGGCTGGGGCTGGACATGACGGCGATGGGCTCCCCGATGATGACCGCCTACTTCGAGCGCAAGGTCTACGGTGAGAACGGATGGATGCTGCCGGCGGTGGAGCCGGACGAGTGGATGCGCCGCCTCGGCACGCTTCCGTTGATGTACCAGCCCGGGGAGCGGTGGCTGTACAACGTCAGCGACGACGTGCTGGGGGTGCTGGTGGCCAGGGTCAGCGGTCAGTCGTTCGAGGCGTTTCTGCGCGAGCGCATCTTCGATCCGCTGGGCATGGAGGACACCGGCTTCCACGTTCCCGCCGACAAGATCGACCGGCTGCCTCCGCTGTACGCCCCCGACCCGCAGACGGGGGAGTTCATCGTGGAAGACCCGGCCGAGGAGGGACACCACAGCAAGCCCCCGGCGTTCCAGTCGGGCGGCGGCGGACTCGACTCGACCGTCGACGACTACCACGCCTACTTCCGGATGCTGCTCGACCACGGCATGCACGGCACCCAGCGCATCCTGTCCCGGCCCGCCGTCGAGCTGATGACCACCAACCGCCTCACCCCCGACCAGACAGCCGCCCTACAGACCTGGGCCCGCAGCGTCGCCCACCTGTCACACGGCCAGGGACAGACCGGCGGCTGGGGCTTCGGAATGACGGTGCGCACCTACCGAGGTGACTACGCGCCCATCGGCCAGTTCGGCTGGGACGGCGGAGCCGGCACCACCACCTACGCCGACCCGCACAACCAGCTCGTCGGCATCCTGCTCACACAGACCGGGATGTCCACCCCGGACTCGGCGCGGGCCATGCAGGACTTCTGGACCACTCTCTACCAGGCCATCGACGACTGA
- a CDS encoding APC family permease: protein MSIDMGKTGTAGQAPGTEEPPDTRISTAVVEDRHRLTALQGLAALSLDAMASVAYGPESIVLVLAAAGAYGMGFTLPVTLAIAALLAVLVASYRQVIAAFPDGGGSYAVAKRHLGRRTSLVAAASLILDYVLNVAVSVTAGVAALTSAFPELYGERVWICLGVLVLVTAVNLRGVVESAKAFLVPTAVFVGSILAMVVVGLFRDGPVSTASAAGHASALGEGATTVGALLLLKAFAAGCSALTGVEAVANAVPSFRAPAARRAQRTEVALGALLGVMLIGLSILIGRFHLQPVEGVTVLAQLADASFGHNVAFYVVQFATMVLLALAANTSFGGLPVLMSLLARDNHLPHVFALKADRQVHRHGVVWLALVSALLLVLSGGDTNTLVPLFAIGVFVGFTICQVGMVRHWYGQRPRGWQAKAALNGFGALLTGVSAVVVTATKFTEGAWLIVVALPLLVLGFEKIHRAYTEIGERLELGRIPQAPQRSRSVVVVPVSGLSRLTSQALTAARSLGDEVLAVTVTHPAPEDRLAAEALRRDWELWKPGVELIELSSESRSLGRPLSAYVRKLAQAHPDAQVTVLIPETEPARLWQRLLQNQRGSVVAHAVRRDTDAVICRLRFRITADAH from the coding sequence ATGTCGATAGACATGGGAAAGACTGGCACCGCAGGGCAGGCTCCGGGCACGGAGGAGCCGCCTGATACCCGCATCTCTACAGCGGTGGTAGAGGACCGGCACCGGCTGACCGCCCTCCAGGGGCTGGCCGCGCTGTCGTTGGACGCCATGGCGTCCGTGGCGTACGGGCCGGAGTCGATCGTGCTCGTCCTGGCCGCGGCCGGCGCCTACGGCATGGGCTTCACCCTCCCCGTCACCTTGGCGATCGCAGCGCTCCTCGCGGTGCTGGTGGCCTCGTACCGGCAGGTCATCGCGGCCTTCCCGGACGGCGGCGGCTCCTACGCCGTCGCCAAACGCCACCTGGGCCGGCGTACGAGCCTGGTCGCGGCGGCCTCGCTGATCCTGGACTACGTCCTGAACGTCGCCGTCTCCGTCACGGCCGGCGTGGCCGCCCTGACCTCGGCGTTCCCCGAGCTGTACGGGGAGCGGGTGTGGATCTGCCTGGGCGTCCTGGTCCTGGTCACCGCAGTGAACCTGCGCGGGGTCGTGGAATCCGCCAAGGCGTTCCTCGTTCCCACCGCCGTGTTCGTCGGCTCGATCCTCGCGATGGTCGTGGTCGGCCTCTTCCGTGACGGCCCCGTCAGCACCGCCTCCGCGGCCGGGCACGCGTCCGCCCTCGGCGAGGGTGCGACCACCGTGGGCGCGCTCCTGCTGCTCAAGGCCTTCGCCGCCGGCTGCTCGGCGCTGACCGGAGTCGAGGCCGTCGCCAATGCCGTCCCCTCCTTCCGGGCCCCGGCCGCCCGCCGCGCCCAGCGCACCGAAGTTGCGCTCGGCGCGCTCCTGGGCGTGATGCTCATCGGCCTGTCGATCCTCATCGGGCGCTTCCACCTCCAGCCGGTCGAGGGCGTGACCGTCCTCGCCCAGCTCGCGGACGCCTCCTTCGGCCACAACGTCGCCTTCTACGTGGTCCAGTTCGCGACGATGGTGCTGCTGGCCCTCGCCGCGAACACCTCCTTCGGCGGTCTGCCCGTCCTGATGAGCCTCCTGGCCCGCGACAACCACCTCCCGCACGTGTTCGCGCTCAAGGCCGACCGCCAGGTCCACCGCCACGGCGTGGTCTGGCTGGCGCTCGTCTCCGCCCTCCTGCTCGTCCTCTCCGGCGGCGACACCAACACTCTCGTCCCGCTCTTCGCCATCGGCGTCTTCGTCGGCTTCACCATCTGCCAGGTCGGCATGGTCCGGCACTGGTACGGGCAGCGCCCGCGCGGCTGGCAGGCGAAGGCGGCACTGAACGGCTTCGGCGCGCTGCTGACCGGTGTCTCGGCGGTCGTCGTCACCGCCACCAAGTTCACCGAGGGGGCGTGGCTGATCGTCGTCGCGCTGCCGCTGCTCGTCCTCGGCTTCGAGAAGATCCACCGTGCGTACACCGAGATCGGCGAACGCCTGGAACTCGGCCGGATCCCGCAGGCCCCGCAGCGCTCCCGCTCCGTGGTCGTCGTCCCCGTCTCCGGCCTGTCCCGCCTGACCAGCCAGGCCCTCACCGCCGCCCGCTCGCTCGGCGACGAAGTCCTCGCCGTGACCGTCACCCACCCCGCCCCCGAGGACCGACTGGCGGCCGAAGCTCTTCGGCGGGACTGGGAATTGTGGAAGCCCGGCGTTGAGCTGATCGAGCTCTCCTCGGAATCCCGCTCGCTCGGCCGTCCCCTGTCGGCGTACGTGCGGAAGCTGGCGCAGGCCCACCCGGACGCGCAGGTGACCGTGCTGATCCCGGAGACCGAACCCGCCCGGCTCTGGCAGCGGCTGCTCCAGAACCAGCGCGGCTCCGTCGTCGCCCACGCGGTCCGCCGCGACACCGACGCGGTCATCTGCCGGCTGCGCTTCCGCATCACGGCCGACGCACACTGA
- the kdpF gene encoding K(+)-transporting ATPase subunit F: MNAENIVGLLVAVALLGYLVLALVKPERF; the protein is encoded by the coding sequence GTGAACGCCGAGAACATCGTCGGCCTCCTCGTGGCCGTCGCCCTGCTGGGCTACCTCGTCCTCGCCCTCGTCAAGCCGGAGAGGTTCTAG
- a CDS encoding DUF4118 domain-containing protein produces MSGFRLHDAAALLAALVAPLLVALALVPFRTDLSATNAALVLVVAVVAVAAIGTRTAGAVAALSAAAWFDFFLTEPYRRFVITDRGDVETAVLLLVVGLIVSQLAVRARRLQTTVVTDAAHLSSLQGTARLAEDGRSPEAVVEYVRRELVGLLGLRGCRFEYGTLMGSLPRLEHDGGVWLRRPGRITEYGDWPDGETELRVIGGGHHYGRFLLDPLPGPLPRNRTAWWPSRWPLRPAPPWTRPAWPTWADRAFSVLSRPFP; encoded by the coding sequence ATGTCCGGATTCCGACTCCACGACGCCGCCGCCCTGCTCGCGGCGCTCGTGGCCCCCCTCCTCGTGGCGCTCGCGCTCGTGCCCTTCCGTACGGACCTTTCGGCGACGAACGCGGCACTGGTCCTCGTCGTCGCGGTGGTCGCGGTCGCCGCCATCGGTACGCGGACCGCCGGCGCGGTGGCCGCACTGTCGGCGGCCGCCTGGTTCGACTTCTTCCTGACCGAGCCCTACCGACGGTTCGTGATCACTGACCGAGGCGACGTCGAGACGGCGGTCCTGCTGCTCGTCGTCGGCCTGATCGTCTCCCAACTGGCGGTACGCGCACGCCGACTGCAGACGACCGTGGTCACCGACGCCGCCCATCTGTCGAGCCTCCAAGGCACCGCACGGCTGGCCGAGGACGGCCGCTCGCCGGAGGCGGTCGTCGAGTACGTGCGCCGGGAGCTCGTCGGCCTGCTCGGGCTGCGGGGCTGCCGTTTCGAGTACGGAACCCTGATGGGAAGCCTGCCGCGCCTGGAGCACGACGGTGGCGTGTGGCTGCGCCGCCCGGGCCGGATCACGGAGTACGGCGACTGGCCGGACGGCGAGACCGAACTGCGGGTCATCGGCGGCGGACACCACTACGGCCGCTTCCTGCTGGATCCGCTCCCCGGCCCGCTGCCCCGGAACAGGACCGCCTGGTGGCCGTCGCGCTGGCCGCTCAGGCCGGCTCCGCCCTGGACACGGCCGGCCTGGCCCACCTGGGCTGACCGGGCCTTTTCCGTCCTTTCCCGTCCTTTCCCGTAA